One stretch of Nicotiana tabacum cultivar K326 chromosome 18, ASM71507v2, whole genome shotgun sequence DNA includes these proteins:
- the LOC107831086 gene encoding RING-H2 finger protein ATL60-like, producing MSSPNSSPGVGPSRWDPLLIASVGVICLILLLFSYLKIIQTHCCGYLSARLYRNPTQRRHINEQILDDTDSQIQSRRLDSYIMHSLPITQFKKDDQQTTRPNNADCAVCLGEFVDGEWLKHLPYCSHVFHVACIDTWFQIHSSCPLCRSNVFSVKMQQGHSISMYTLLETLRREDFNRERSVHNEDIRLQILQNHSSRDVEGSAD from the coding sequence ATGTCTAGTCCAAATTCCTCTCCAGGCGTTGGACCTTCGCGTTGGGATCCACTGCTGATTGCCTCAGTTGGTGTAATTTGTTTGATACTTCTTCTATTTAGTTATTTGAAGATAATACAGACACATTGTTGTGGGTATCTGTCTGCGCGTTTGTACAGAAATCCAACTCAAAGGCGTCATATAAACGAGCAAATTCTTGACGATACTGATTCACAGATCCAGAGCCGCAGACTAGACTCCTATATTATGCATTCACTGCCAATCACTCAGTTCAAGAAGGACGACCAACAAACAACCAGACCAAATAATGCAGATTGTGCAGTTTGTTTAGGTGAATTTGTAGATGGTGAATGGCTGAAACACTTACCTTATTGCTCTCATGTTTTCCATGTCGCCTGTATTGACACTTGGTTTCAGATTCATTCAAGCTGCCCGCTATGCAGATCAAATGTATTTAGTGTCAAAATGCAACAAGGACATTCCATTTCTATGTACACATTACTGGAAACTCTGAGAAGGGAAGATTTCAATCGCGAAAGATCAGTGCACAATGAGGATATCCGGTTACAGATACTACAGAATCATTCTTCTAGAGATGTAGAAGGAAGTGCTGACTAG
- the LOC107831088 gene encoding uncharacterized protein LOC107831088 produces the protein MEEMASLWCYQETMEEMRQKLVYSNLELEKLKVETSEEMRKNNEYVKQLIQLLKMVCQERDEARNQLQKLLNKITSSQFQVESPVVKATKANSSITESNSLSETYNYQSHYSSPVESFLDVVSSPEFSNNNMDNSNAVPYMNQPLDQATLIIENLVKGKPLPQKGKLLKSVIEAGPPLQTLLVAGSLPQWRNPPQLKPSNIPPVSIKGCEADIANQNLASRILHSQPYFEMSCGSSQMVSTCMLNFANFASGSCLENQRLISSGANMNKFVVLGKRQRLQ, from the exons atggaagaaatggcTTCTTTATGGTGTTATCAAGAG ACCATGGAAGAAATGAGACAGAAGCTAGTGTACAGTAATCTTGAACTTGAAAAGTTGAAAGTGGAAACAAGTGAAGAAATGAGGAAGAACAATGAATATGTGAAGCAATTGATCCAACTACTAAAGATGGTTTGTCAAGAAAGAGATGAAGCAAGAAATCAACTTCAGAAACTACTCAACAAAATAACTTCATCTCAGTTCCAAGTTGAGAGTCCTGTTGTTAAGGCAACAAAAGCAAATTCAAGCATAACTGAATCAAACAGCCTTTCTGAAACATACAATTATCAGTCACATTATTCATCCCCGGTCGAGTCGTTTCTTGATGTAGTTTCATCCCCTGAATTTTCCAACAACAACATGGATAATTCAAATGCAGTACCTTATATGAATCAGCCTTTGGATCAGGCCACATTGATTATTGAAAATCTTGTAAAGGGGAAACCTTTACCACAGAAAGGGAAACTATTGAAGTCTGTTATTGAAGCAGGGCCACCTCTACAGACACTTCTTGTAGCTGGATCACTTCCTCAATGGCGCAATCCGCCTCAGCTTAAGCCGTCTAATATTCCACCAGTTTCCATTAAAGGGTGTGAAGCTGACATTGCAAATCAGAATCTTGCTTCAAGAATATTGCATTCTCAACCTTATTTTGAGATGTCATGTGGTTCTTCACAAATGGTGTCAACATGTATGTTGAACTTTGCTAATTTTGCCTCTGGTTCTTGTTTGGAAAATCAGAGGTTGATATCTTCTGGTGCAAACATGAACAAATTTGTTGTCCTGGGAAAGAGACAAAGGTTGCAGTAA